In Fusarium falciforme chromosome 9, complete sequence, the following are encoded in one genomic region:
- a CDS encoding Ubiquitinyl hydrolase 1, protein MASNRRELPHHIRPLADRRTLPQTHDVHSPNDMVMDTDDYISVANEPENVAIINPDNLEHGEADQLQDLPMANDRDAILSKLPTLTVIMALDEAMKELCLPPLIDEPKILGDYNHTWTVENWRTLSKKEHGPIFQAGGFPWRILLFPHGNNIDQCSIYLEHGFEADSVPENWSCCVQFALVLWNPNDPSLYVHHAAHHRFTKDEGDWGFTRFVEHRRMFNVPWEGGSRPLCENDTANITAYLRLVDDETGVLWHNFINYDSKKETGYAIYGIPTENDPSMHNSTYTLQRLFYQLQTSDQAVGTNELTKSFGWDTRHIFEQQDVQEFSRKLMERMEEKMKGTEAENVLPGMFSGKIKTYISCINVDYESSRIEDFWDIQLNVSGNKNLLESFQDYIQVEKMDGENQYFAGDEHKLQDANKGVIFTSFPDVLHLQLKRFEYDIQRDMMMKINDRYEFPETFDAAPYLSEDADKSVPWTYQLHSVLVHSGDLNAGHYYAFLKPAQDGWFYKYDDDKVTKATLREVMEENFGGEYRTANGYPRAPLQKKVPIMRQNSAYMLVYIRQSRIDDILCPVTKDDIPLHLKQKFEEETAQREARKKEQREAHLYIWAKVITDKSFQQFSGTDLCQFDANPDVDPAAPSYYRVLKAMTMEEFVGQVAADMGEDPRRVRLWLMVNRQNKTIRPDQPIMDLRPTVDETCSRSAAHRDSSLRVWAEVAEEVNADGEAIWPSYQSQPNGVIMKNEVILLLLKHFDIETQSLRGVGHVYISKEKKVEELVPLIMKKMGWGDKLPADEKLSLWEEIKPTMIEPLKPKQSLKVAELQDGDIICFQRSTERKASMEKRSGDKPMQETVNTSEHFEDAREYYDFLEHKRTVKFHPHPTRCDQAQYPPFELVLNSKITYDTLSERVGAHLAVQPTHIRFWTVNASTQNPKTPVRRGANPTLRQILNPMGSTALNSTQRNDAFYFEVLEMSLAELDTKKSIKVIWLSEGITKEDQYDLLVPKTGTVDDVVEALIKKAQLPSEAEAGRIRVYETSSNRFYREPLREHPVMNLNEYAQIYAERVPQEEANADENHFIQVFHFQNDVSRVHGVPFKFLVIEDEKFADTKKRLEKRTGIKGKSFEKIKIAVVRRSNYSKPQYLNDDDVLSSFIQGEDDYLGFDHVDRTRTLRNGVGDLFLR, encoded by the exons ATGGCCTCAAATCGTCGCGAGCTGCCGCATCACATCAGGCCCTTAGCTGACCGTCGCACTCTCCCGCAGACTCACGATGTCCATTCCCCGAACGACATGGTCATGGACACGGACGATTACATCAGCGTCGCCAACGAGCCCGAGaacgtcgccatcatcaaccccgACAACCTCGAGCATGGCGAAGCCGATCAGCTGCAAGATCTCCCCATGGCCAACGACC GCGATGCCATTCTTTCCAAGCTCCCCACGCTAACCGTCATCATGGCTTTAGACGAGGCGATGAAGGAGCTCTGCCTCCCACCGTTGATCGATGAACCCAAGATCCTTGGAGACTACAACCATACCTGGACCGTCGAGAACTGGCGCACTCTGAGCAAGAAGGAGCATGGGCCTATTTTCCAGGCTGGCGGCTTCCCATG GCGCATTTTGCTCTTCCCACATGGAAACAATATAGATCAGTGCTCCATCTACCTTGAGCATGGCTTCGAAGCCGATAGCGTCCCCGAGAATTGGAGCTGCTGTGTGCAGTTCGCGCTCGTGCTATGGAACCCGAACGACCCAAGCCTATACGTCCACCATGCTGCCCACCATCGGTTCACCAAGGATGAGGGCGACTGGGGCTTCACCCGCTTCGTCGAGCATCGGCGTATGTTTAATGTACCATGGGAGGGTGGTAGTCGACCGCTCTGCGAAAACGACACGGCCAACATCACCGCCTACCTTCGCCTAGTCGACGATGAGACGGGTGTGCTGTGGCACAACTTTATCAACTATGACTCGAAGAAGGAGACGGGCTAC GCTATCTACGGAATCCCCACCGAGAACGACCCGAGCATGCACAACAGCACTTATACCCTACAACGACTATTTTACCAACTACAGACCTCTGACCAGGCGGTGGGAACCAACGAGCTCACAAAATCATTCGGCTGGGATACCCGACACATCTTCGAGCAACAGGATGTCCAAGAATTCTCTCGCAAACTCATGGAGAGaatggaggagaagatgaagggaaCCGAAGCCGAGAATGTCTTGCCTGGGATGTTCAGCGGCAAGATCAAGACTTACATTTCGTGCATCAACGTCGACTACGAATCCAGCCGTATCGAGGACTTCTGGGACATTCAGCTGAACGTCAGCGGCAACAAGAACCTTCTCGAGAGCTTCCAGGACTACATTCAAGTGGAGAAAATGGATGGCGAGAACCAGTACTTTGCCGGTGACGAGCACAAGCTTCAGGATGCCAACAAGGGTGTCATTTTCACCAGCTTCCCGGATGTCCTGCACCTGCAACTGAAGCGGTTCGAATATGACATTCAACGcgacatgatgatgaagatcaaCGATCGATACGAATTCCCTGAAACGTTCGACGCCGCGCCGTATTTGTCCGAGGATGCTGACAAGTCTGTCCCGTGGACGTATCAGCTTCACAGTGTCCTGGTTCACAGTGGTGACCTTAACGCAGGCCACTACTATGCCTTCCTGAAGCCCGCGCAGGATGGCTGGTTTTATAAGTACGATGACGACAAGGTGACCAAGGCCACGCTGCGggaggtgatggaggagaacTTTGGCGGCGAGTATCGAACGGCCAACGGCTATCCACGCGCCCCCCTGCAGAAGAAGGTCCCGATCATGCGCCAAAACAGCGCGTACATGTTGGTGTACATCCGCCAGTCGCGCATAGACGATATCCTCTGTCCAGTCACCAAGGACGACATTCCGCTTCACCTCA AACAAAAATTTGAGGAGGAAACGGCCCAACGTGAGGCCAGGAAGAAGGAGCAAAGAGAGGCGCATCTGTACATCTGGGCCAAGGTGATCACCGATAAGTCTTTCCAACAATTTAGCGGAACCGATCTGTGCCAATTCGATGCGAATCCCGACGTGGACCCAGCTGCACCAAGCTACTACCGAGTGCTCAAAGCAATGACCATGGAGGAATTCGTGGGACAAGTTGCAGCAGACATGGGCGAGGATCCACGCAGGGTGCGGTTGTGGCTCATGGTGAATCGGCAAAACAAGACAATCCGCCCCGACCAGCCGATCATGGACCTACGGCCTACAGTAGACGAAACCTGCTCTCGATCAGCTGCTCACCGGGATTCAAGTCTCCGTGTGTGGGCTGAAGTTGCTGAGGAAGTCAATGCAGATGGTGAGGCAATCTGGCCTTCGTACCAGAGCCAGCCAAACGGCGTGATTATGAAGAACGAGGTCATCCTGCTTCTCTTGAAGCACTTCGATATCGAGACTCAATCTCTAAGGGGTGTTGGCCACGTCTACAtctccaaggagaagaaggtagAGGAGCTTGTCCCCCTTatcatgaagaagatgggtTGGGGAGACAAGCTACCAGCCGACGAGAAACTTTCCCTCTGGGAG GAAATCAAACCGACCATGATCGAGCCTTTGAAGCCTAAGCAGTCTTTGAAGGTTGCAGAACTGCAGGACGGAGACATCATTTGCTTCCAGCGAAGCACAGAGCGCAAGGCCAGTATGGAGAAGCGCTCTGGCGACAAGCCTATGCAAGAAAC GGTCAACACATCAGAGCACTTTGAGGATGCGCGCGAGTATTACGATTTCCTTGAGCATAAGCGAACTGTCAAGTTTCATCCTCACCCTACCCGGTGTGACCAGGCTCAATACCCTCCTTTCGAGCTGGTGCTCAACTCTAAGATTACGTACGACACGCTCTCGGAACGGGTTGGAGCTCATCTGGCTGTGCAACCCACTCACATTCGGTTCTGGACTGTGAACGCATCAACCCAGAATCCCAAGACACCCGTGAGACGAGGAGCAAACCCAACACTGCGGCAGATTCTAAACCCGATGGGCTCCACGGCGCTCAACTCAACCCAACGGAACGACGCATTCTACTTTGAAGTGCTTGAGATGAGTCTCGCTGAGCTGGACACCAAGAAGAGCATCAAGGTGATCTGGCTGAGCGAGGGCATCACCAAGGAG GATCAATACGATCTCCTTGTCCCCAAGACGGGTACAGTCGACGACGTGGTCGAGGCATTGATCAAAAAGGCGCAACTTCCAAGCGAGGCTGAAGCTGGTAGGATACGGGTGTACGAGACCAGCTCGAACCGATTTTACCGAGAGCCGCTCCGCGAGCATCCTGTCATGAACCTTAACGAGTATGCACAGATCTATGCTGAACGTGTTCCTCAAGAGGAGGCGAACGCCGATGAGAACCACTTCATCCAGGTTTTCCACTTCCAGAACGACGTCAGCCGAGTTCATGGTGTACCTTTCAAGTTCTTGGTCATTGAA GACGAGAAGTTCGCCGACACAAAGAAGCGGCTGGAGAAGCGAACTGGAATCAAGGGCAAGAGCtttgagaagatcaagatcgCGGTGGTGCGACGGTCTAACTACTCGAAACCACAATATCTCAACGATG ACGACGTATTATCATCCTTTATACAAGGGGAGGATGACTACCTCGGGTTCGACCATGTAGACAGGACAAGGACGCTGAGGAACGGCGTTGGGGACCTGTTTCTTCGATAA